GTCAAGCAGCTTCCATCAAACAGATGGAGCCTGATAAAAGTGCCTTGATTAAATATGTGTTCCCATATCCTCCACCCCTTGCTGCCACCAAGGAGACTTTACAAAAAGGCCAAAATGCAGCTCCTATTTACATTAAGTGATCACAAGCATAGAAAAGTTGGGATCCTTTGCCTTAAATGCTACAAATGTTGGCacaagacgtgtgtgtgtgtgtgtgtgtgtgtgtgtgtgtgtgtgtgtgtgtgtgtgtgtgtgtgtgtgtgtgtgtgtgtgtgtgtgtgtgtgtgtgtgtgtgtgtgtgtgtgtgtgtgtgtgtgtgagaaccgACTCTTACCAAAATCCAGAAACTGCTTCatggacagaggagagggtgagaaTTTGGAGTAATAGTCAATGTCCTTTCCTATGGACACGCTGCTCCTCAGAAACCTGAACAGCCTCATCGTGACGACACGCacttagttagttagttagctgATCTGTGTTGACATTAACTTCAGCAGCCCGCAAACACTCTCGTGAAATAAACGTCCTGTGGCTGAGTGATTTGGTAGAAGGTTTATTAATACTTTAGTTGGACATGGAGAAGTGGGATAAATGTCAACACGGTGAGAAGGCTATGCATACTCCGCATGCGTCCAGATAACccagacagagagtcacagcggCGTCAAGAGTGTGAGCACCTTCACTGCGTTGGGATGCttagaaaaaatactttattgatgaaaatatgcttatttttttGATGATATCAAaaatctacagtaccagtcaaaagtttggacacaccttctcattcaactactttgaagaatgtaaaatataaaacatattctggtttgttgagcatttgtttgtttaccacataattccttatgtgttgcttcatagtttggatgtcttcaatattaatctataatgtagaaaaacaataaaaataaagaaaaaacattgaatgagaaggtgtgtccaaacttttgactggtactgtacaataaacaaaaaactagAGAaagcatacaaaataaatgagaaagcATAATGGCATAtcgtatttattttaataataaaacaatgctaTTACAAAAAAGTGTAcagttttcagattttttaaaaaatgtaattagcattcattttaatgcaattaaataaatcctttcgcaaaatgtgtctttaaaatgtagttttacgTTAGTGTTTCGTTTTCTTAAACAGCTCGTATTCTGCACACAAGTTATTTTCTTGTCGTAGACTCGGTACTCTTTGGAAAAATATATGGGTCTGTTTTCCCTGGGGTCAGTCTTTCAGGCAGCAAGCTCCACCAATCAAATTGAACATCGAGTCTGGTCAGGCCCTTCATTGGACAGTAGAGCTGTCAATCTCACCAAGAGAGGCGGGTTCTGCGCTGGCAGACAAAACTCAGGGCAAAAGTCCTCCCCGGTTGGTCCTTACTGACGTCACTTCCTTTAGTCATCTACAGAATCGCCTGTTTGAAGAAGTGCGGAACGGCGGGCCACGTTTTGTTAGTTTCTTTTTGTCTCAGTCTGGGTCAACGTACCGTCCCCGAGCCTGTGATTGACTTTATTACCCGCTCATGTCTGGAAACCCGTCGTAGCAGATAAACAGTCGGCAGTACCAGCTCGTGTTTTGTGACCCGCCAAAAACCCGCAGAAGTTCAGCGAGGAAGTGACCATTTTGTGAGCTGGCTGTTTCCACCATCGAGACATTGAAGTTGAGAAAATGAGTGGCGGGTTTAACTTCGGTCAGGCCACCACGGGCTTCTCTTTCGGAGCTCCGAAGCCGGCAGCCGCGGCCCCCGCCACAGGCTTCGGGATGACCGGCTCCGTGCCTGCGGCCGCCGGAGGAGGCTTCGCGTTCGGCACTGCCCCCAGGCCGccgccaacaacaacaaccccgCCGGCTCGTTCAGCTTTGGCACCCCAGCAAAGAGCACCCCAGCCGGCGGAGGCTTCTCCTTTGGGACCCCCAACGCCTCATTCGGCATGGGCACCCCTCAAGCcgcagcagcaccaccacagGGGCTGACTCTGGGCACCACAGCAGCTCCAGCCATGGGGTCAGGGTTCCCCATGGGCACGGGTTTGTCAGCACAGACCACCATGGCCTCCATGGCCTCCATGGCCGCTCCTGCAGGAGGGGGCTTCGCCTTTGGTACACCTGCTCAAGCTCAACAACCCCAACCTGTGGTTCAACACCAACCTGCAGCACCACCAACAGCTGCAGTGACAGCCACTACAGGAGCAGGCGGCATGTCGTTTGGAGGGTTCAGCTTTGGAGCCACCAAGGTCCAGGCCACCACGGCTGCAGCCCCGGTTGCTGCCCCCACTGTCGCCCCAGGAGGGGGCTTCAGCTTTGGCAACAGCGCTCCGTCCAACCTTACCATGGGCATGCAGGCCCAGCAACCACCCACTGCTGCAGTCACGGCAAGTCAGGGTGGAGGATTTGCCTTTGGGATTAAACCCTCATCAACCCCAGCTCCTCTTGCTTCAACCCAGGCCACCCTAGCTCCAGGCCCGTCTCTCTTTGCTTCACCCATCCCTACAGCTGCAgttgctgctgccgccgccgccactgctgctgctgctactgtcACTGCAGCTGCAACAGCCACAGGCTTCACTTTGGGTGTAGCTCCAAACTTAGCAGCAAGCACTGCTCCTGCAACCACCACAGCAGCTGGTGGAGGTTTGGCTTTTATGCTCAAACCTCTGGGGGCAGCTACCATCACCTCCACCTCTGTCCCCATCTCCGCCCCTGCTTCCACTGTTGCAGCTGCCACAACAGGTGCTGCGACAGCCTTTACACTGGGGCTCAAACCTTCAACAACCGGTATCACAGCAACTTCTACGGCAACAACCATCTCCACAACCACTGCTCCTCCAGTGATGACCTACGCCCAGCTAGAGGGTCTCATTAACAAGTGGAGCCTTGAGCTCGAGGACCAGGAGAGACATTTCCTACAGCAGGCTACTCAGGTGAATGCCTGGGACCGCATGCTGGTGGAGAACGGAGAGAAGATCACATCCCTGCATAAGGAGATGGAGAAGGTGAAGCTGGACCAGAGGAGGCTAAACCAGGAGCTGGATTTCATCCTGTCCCAACAGAAAGAGCTGGAGGACTTACTCTGCCCGCTCGAGGAGTCGGTGAAGGAGCAGAGCGGAACCATCTACATGCAGAACGCCGACGAGGAACGTGAAAGAACGTACAAGCTCGCCGAGAACGTGGACGCACAACTGAAGAGGATGTCGCAGGATCTGAAGGAGATCATCGAGCACCTGAACACGTCCAGTGGCCCAGCAGACACCAGTGACCCGGTGAGATGAGACCTCATTCAAGTTTAACCTTCCGTGAcacatttttgttgctttgtcaTAAATTGTTGcacatttaaattaactttttacctctctttttttccccatttttttttctttcagcttCAGCAGATCTGCAAAATTCTCAACACCCACATGGATTCACTTCAGTGGATCGATCAGAACTCTGTTCTTCTGCAGAGAAGAGTGGAAGAAGTGTCTAAATTGTGTGACAACCAGCGCAAGGAGCAGGAGAAAACCTTTCGTTTAACGTTTGACTGATCTGGAATAAATATGTTGACATGTATATTGACATAATGATTGAGTCGTTCTAAAGAGGGAAGTCTTTTTAGGGGTTTAGATATTttgaatgcaaaaaacaaaaaaaacattcacgaTTCCTGTtaacttgcttttttttctttaagctgAGTCGTTTGGTTGCATAAAGATCTATATTTCCGATGCAATAGCTTTTATATAGAGTAGTGAAGCAAATGATCTGTTCTCATGTAAATGCTATGGTTGTTCTAAATAGtatgattaaataaatcaatgaagtAAGGCTCTGTTTTATTGGATAGCAAATACGAATTACTGCCATATGTGTCAGTGGCAATGTTCAAGTCACAGAGGTAGACCTTTGTGTGATTTAGTTTAATTACTTAGTCAATTTACTGAAACTTCAAGtctttttatcaaacaaaaagcCAAACATTACCTCCTTCTAGCTTCTCAGTTGTGAGTATTTGCTGCTTCCCTTTCTGTGATGggaaactgatttttttaaattgacttggtcaaacaaaacaagtaattttaatttgtcacaTTTAGCTTCAGGGAATTttgatgggcatttttcactattaaAGTTTATAGACCTAATCCGGCTCATCAGATAAATGGTGTATAAAGATGATCTTAGCAGCCCTACCTTTATGTAGGATTATACTTCTAATGGTAATGAAAAGCCACAGTAGCATCAGTTTTTAAGAATTTTATTACACTTAACAATTCGACAAGTCATTCACATTGAATTGAATCCATAAAACTGACATTGTAGTTTCTATTGACCATCTTCCCTTTGGATTCttcacaaagaacaaaaacatcttAATTCAGTGTTGACCTACAGTACAGTGGATGCTACCTGAATGCCACAACAGTGAGAAGAGGTGAAGAATCAATGAACAGAATTGGACATTAATTCATTATTGTGAAATCATAATGTGCCCAAATGTCATTCCAAAAGGACAATAGAATTTTTGTTGAAACGTACTGAAACTagacataaaacaacagaaaaaagacacatctcttcatttaatatttatctAGGTGAACTTTCCTTGCATAGATTTTCGTCTTTTAGTAAGACGTTACAACTCCACAGAAACAGTAGTAAAGTTTGCCCTTCGTCCATCTGCTCAAGGACACGTGAGACTAAAAAAACTCTTTGGCTGcatgaaattattttcttatccaaaaataaatatacagtgtgcagaagtatttaaatatatacaaaacttacaaaaaacatttcatcatctTTACAGTGtacaaaaagaagacataaaCTCACTGGTGTTCTCCAAGTGAGCAAGAAAAGACAAGGTTCACCCTGTTTGCAGCTTGAGACTGAATAAAAAATCAGGTTGTAGCTGTTTGCAAAAATCATGAGTAACTTTCACTGTCAATCCAATTTGTCATCCACGGCTTTTTTTCAAAAGGGTCAAGCTTGACATTTCCATCGTTATACTCCGGAGTGTCCTTTCTGATCCGCACTGCATGGTAACTGGGGACGCTGTCCTCTTGTTTGGAGCGTTTAAAGAATCCACACTGGGAagggagatttaaaaaaaaaatgtaatattaaaaactGATAAATGTCAGAAATATTCATTCACACTGTAAACAGCAAGAGGAGAGATTTGCAGGAATGTTAAGCATGCgttgcagtttttttaaagggacgTTTCAAACAGCCAAGCAGTCACAGCGATGTCAGCAGAGGCACCTGCAGAGCAGAGCAGTTACCAAAAAAAGCCTTTCGGTAAGAAAATGCAAAGATTTTTTTAGGGGGGCAAAATTCAGAGACGCATATTGTATGAAAATCAGAAACCTTAAGCACTTTAtcaatacaatattattatttttttgcattttatttagtttattgaaaatgttacgGTTTCATCAGCTCAGTACAATATGTGTCTGATGGAATTTTTCTGCGTGAAGTCAGCTGAATTGGCTGTAGAGTGAGTTCATTAGTCAGTGCAGCAGTCACACTCCATGCTGACAGCTGGTTTTACCCTGTTCAGAGCATAAATCAGGCCTCAGCAGAGAGCTTGTCTTTGTCAGAGGGCTGAACATGGATCTCTGCCTTGAGGTACGCAGCATCGTACTCGTCTTTCGATGCTCTCTTGAAGAAACCACACTGAGAGGGAGCAAGTGATGAGGTGTTAAGAGTGACATAATACTCAAGAGATGTTAAGATTTCTTCCATCAAAACACCAGAGAAAATTCCCTTTATTGACATAATACTATAGCTAAAGAATCCAGTGTTGATGCTCAAATTTCACCtgacaaaaactaaatgttactTTGTTTATTGGCAGATACATTGTAAC
The Anoplopoma fimbria isolate UVic2021 breed Golden Eagle Sablefish chromosome 16, Afim_UVic_2022, whole genome shotgun sequence genome window above contains:
- the nup62l gene encoding LOW QUALITY PROTEIN: nucleoporin 62 like (The sequence of the model RefSeq protein was modified relative to this genomic sequence to represent the inferred CDS: inserted 1 base in 1 codon) codes for the protein MSGGFNFGQATTGFSFGAPKPAAAAPATGFGMTGSVPAAAGGGFAFGTXPQAAANNNNPAGSFSFGTPAKSTPAGGGFSFGTPNASFGMGTPQAAAAPPQGLTLGTTAAPAMGSGFPMGTGLSAQTTMASMASMAAPAGGGFAFGTPAQAQQPQPVVQHQPAAPPTAAVTATTGAGGMSFGGFSFGATKVQATTAAAPVAAPTVAPGGGFSFGNSAPSNLTMGMQAQQPPTAAVTASQGGGFAFGIKPSSTPAPLASTQATLAPGPSLFASPIPTAAVAAAAAATAAAATVTAAATATGFTLGVAPNLAASTAPATTTAAGGGLAFMLKPLGAATITSTSVPISAPASTVAAATTGAATAFTLGLKPSTTGITATSTATTISTTTAPPVMTYAQLEGLINKWSLELEDQERHFLQQATQVNAWDRMLVENGEKITSLHKEMEKVKLDQRRLNQELDFILSQQKELEDLLCPLEESVKEQSGTIYMQNADEERERTYKLAENVDAQLKRMSQDLKEIIEHLNTSSGPADTSDPLQQICKILNTHMDSLQWIDQNSVLLQRRVEEVSKLCDNQRKEQEKTFRLTFD